One window of Catonella massiliensis genomic DNA carries:
- a CDS encoding putative ABC transporter permease has protein sequence MALGLYFICFIIFSFMGWIYESIYCTIRTHHWDNRGFLFGPICPIYGTGAVVATLVFNEIFKNGEAKLWQIFLISMLGSAVIEFVTSYVLEKLFHAVWWDYSEVPFNIQGRICLPASIGFGIAGIFVVKYISPAVFGLFVDVPPLVIEGIAMLLIAVLGADLALTVSGLTELVKKMEEMGAEFDRRMEASYQVIEEKRQFITEKWEAYEKLTSDKVKEYTSTMSKAQQHALRSMKQFRSNGAAQIAGRVKETIGLLPVVGNKRKISDEK, from the coding sequence ATGGCGTTAGGTTTATATTTTATATGTTTTATTATATTTAGTTTTATGGGCTGGATATATGAGAGTATATATTGTACCATACGTACTCATCATTGGGACAATAGGGGGTTCTTATTTGGGCCTATTTGTCCGATATATGGAACAGGGGCAGTAGTTGCCACTCTGGTATTTAATGAGATATTTAAGAATGGCGAAGCAAAGCTGTGGCAGATATTTCTTATAAGTATGTTGGGTAGTGCGGTGATTGAGTTTGTGACTTCTTATGTGCTTGAAAAGCTGTTTCACGCAGTATGGTGGGACTATAGTGAGGTTCCGTTTAACATACAGGGTAGAATCTGCCTCCCTGCATCAATTGGATTTGGAATAGCAGGTATATTTGTGGTAAAATATATATCTCCTGCTGTGTTTGGACTGTTTGTAGATGTTCCTCCGCTTGTGATAGAAGGAATAGCAATGTTATTGATTGCTGTACTTGGTGCGGATTTGGCACTTACCGTATCAGGACTTACAGAGCTTGTTAAGAAAATGGAGGAAATGGGTGCAGAATTTGACCGCAGAATGGAAGCCTCTTATCAGGTGATTGAGGAAAAGAGACAGTTTATTACAGAAAAGTGGGAAGCGTACGAGAAGCTTACATCTGACAAGGTAAAAGAATATACGTCTACGATGAGTAAAGCTCAGCAGCATGCTCTAAGAAGTATGAAACAGTTCAGGTCAAATGGAGCAGCTCAAATAGCAGGCAGAGTCAAGGAAACTATCGGCTTGTTGCCGGTAGTGGGAAATAAAAGGAAGATTAGCGATGAAAAATAA
- a CDS encoding hemerythrin family protein: MFNFTKDCFVGSVSIDKYRIEYFETLNYVLRKDSSDSPIVKLKKVIADLERYASHGFKEEEDYMTETVDRELEVQKNEHKWFSDKLETIKSEVGSVVDETAKAKLDEVIRFMIKWLYSHIVSKDTLISKPVIISEKKASKENIEEESTDPFAFTSKYLVGVSFIDDEHKRLFEIIKEANDVMHNDFLYDKFDQISNVLGELLEYTKVHFADEEKYMESINYKGLEDQKRAHSMFVEKIENINLDDVDENQDEYLTGLLNFLLDWLANHILKADKLIPVVELK, translated from the coding sequence ATGTTTAATTTTACTAAGGATTGCTTTGTTGGGTCGGTTAGTATTGATAAATACAGAATTGAATATTTTGAAACTCTAAACTATGTACTTAGAAAAGATAGTTCAGATAGTCCTATAGTGAAACTTAAGAAGGTAATAGCTGACCTTGAACGATATGCTAGTCACGGATTCAAAGAAGAAGAAGATTACATGACAGAAACTGTGGACAGAGAGCTTGAAGTACAGAAAAATGAGCATAAATGGTTCTCTGATAAACTAGAGACAATCAAAAGTGAAGTTGGCAGTGTGGTAGATGAGACTGCAAAGGCAAAGCTTGACGAAGTGATTAGATTTATGATTAAGTGGCTGTACAGCCATATTGTGAGTAAGGATACTCTTATTAGTAAGCCTGTTATTATATCTGAAAAGAAGGCTTCTAAAGAAAATATTGAAGAAGAAAGTACAGATCCATTTGCATTTACAAGTAAATATCTGGTTGGAGTTAGTTTTATTGATGATGAACATAAAAGGCTCTTTGAAATCATCAAAGAGGCAAACGATGTGATGCATAACGACTTTCTCTATGATAAATTTGACCAGATTAGTAATGTGCTTGGTGAGCTTTTGGAATATACAAAGGTTCATTTTGCAGATGAAGAGAAGTATATGGAGAGCATCAACTATAAGGGACTTGAAGATCAGAAGAGGGCACACTCTATGTTTGTAGAGAAAATTGAGAATATTAATCTTGATGATGTGGATGAAAATCAGGATGAATATCTGACCGGACTCTTGAATTTCCTCTTGGATTGGCTGGCTAACCATATATTAAAGGCCGATAAGCTCATACCCGTTGTGGAACTTAAGTAA
- a CDS encoding Ig-like domain-containing protein, which yields MHKMIKLAVKLSLAFIFFTAINSYTEVSAMAANRVIKVNNDDSKEIRIKEDDFITFVPQDKYKKGKKSYFYYSPENGKNLFQFGNGKYWVNKKGLASVAISGMDRQGNLFFMAEYKLIIEKKVVKKVNIVSDKKPSSSVGNNGGQGNADNNNTNIGKGNNNSNNNSGNSTNNNSGNSTNSNSTIVNNTIVATPSSVQKTLADVSSVTLTQNRLVAKRTKIGEFDNEVTSFKVDVNSRVELSETTNANVSVVSSNPNMKVAAYLEKNVLSIDVYNPGVSTLTVDINGKKFNLDVNIIDNEMSSTSIVLAEGGSHQLRIRGEGTGNTVWSSANPAIAEVDSSGRIVGKSKGNTLVTAKVNGKTFGCVVSVTSELRKNVVEWARAYSLRSKYSQSRRMEEGYYDCSALAWRAYNKFGFNIMSTNYAPTAAAMGKYYDQNKKIVEGGLSDANIRNMMFEPGDLFFMEGFVNNGRYRNVYHVEIISGYTFNGFDKSGNPIIGIEFANRNQSDLRGFVGKP from the coding sequence ATGCATAAAATGATTAAATTGGCTGTAAAACTATCATTAGCATTTATATTTTTTACAGCTATAAATAGTTATACCGAAGTTTCAGCTATGGCAGCAAATAGAGTAATAAAGGTAAACAATGATGATTCTAAGGAAATACGAATAAAAGAGGATGATTTTATAACTTTTGTTCCTCAGGATAAATACAAAAAAGGGAAAAAGTCGTATTTTTATTATTCACCTGAAAATGGAAAGAACCTTTTTCAGTTTGGCAATGGAAAATACTGGGTTAATAAAAAGGGACTTGCTTCTGTAGCCATATCAGGCATGGATAGGCAGGGAAACCTGTTTTTTATGGCAGAGTATAAGCTTATTATAGAGAAAAAAGTTGTTAAAAAAGTAAATATTGTTTCGGATAAAAAGCCAAGCTCGAGTGTCGGAAACAATGGCGGGCAGGGCAATGCTGACAACAATAATACTAACATCGGTAAAGGCAATAATAATAGTAATAATAACAGTGGGAATAGTACCAATAACAACAGCGGGAATAGCACCAATAGCAACAGTACCATTGTAAATAACACTATTGTGGCAACACCTTCATCAGTACAAAAGACTCTTGCGGACGTTTCCTCAGTAACACTTACACAGAATAGGCTTGTAGCTAAAAGGACTAAAATAGGTGAATTTGACAATGAAGTCACCAGCTTCAAAGTAGATGTCAACAGCAGGGTCGAACTTAGTGAGACTACCAATGCTAACGTGAGTGTTGTCAGTTCAAACCCAAATATGAAGGTTGCAGCCTATCTTGAAAAAAACGTGCTTTCAATAGATGTTTACAATCCGGGAGTTAGTACACTTACAGTAGATATCAATGGTAAAAAGTTCAATTTGGATGTAAATATTATCGATAATGAAATGTCATCTACTTCGATAGTATTGGCTGAGGGAGGCTCCCACCAGCTTAGAATCAGAGGTGAGGGAACTGGGAATACTGTATGGAGTTCAGCAAATCCAGCCATTGCAGAAGTTGATTCTAGTGGAAGGATAGTAGGAAAATCAAAGGGAAATACTTTGGTGACTGCTAAGGTTAACGGCAAGACTTTTGGATGTGTAGTATCTGTGACTTCAGAACTTCGTAAAAATGTGGTAGAATGGGCCAGAGCTTATTCTTTAAGAAGTAAATACAGCCAGTCAAGGAGAATGGAAGAGGGTTATTATGATTGCAGCGCACTTGCGTGGAGGGCGTATAATAAGTTTGGCTTTAACATAATGAGTACCAATTACGCTCCGACTGCAGCAGCAATGGGAAAGTACTATGACCAGAACAAAAAGATAGTAGAAGGCGGACTTTCGGATGCGAATATAAGGAATATGATGTTTGAACCGGGCGACCTTTTCTTTATGGAAGGCTTTGTAAACAATGGAAGATATAGAAATGTATATCATGTTGAAATAATTTCGGGTTACACATTTAATGGCTTTGACAAGAGCGGTAACCCTATTATAGGAATTGAATTTGCCAATAGAAATCAGAGTGATCTAAGAGGCTTTGTAGGTAAACCATAA
- a CDS encoding BTAD domain-containing putative transcriptional regulator — protein sequence MTMNISVLGKFSIEYNGKTVSDDINRSKKMWNLLAFIVMNHNSAITQSRFIDSLWSDDNNNPVNALKTQLFRTREMLKPLGLEGEGCILSSRGAYSWNPEFEIVLDCELFEGLIQDAENASLSREEKISRYMEALKLYQGDFIPKLAGEVWTIPISARYHSMYLEAVKSLCELLEENNDFDAIIKVIHKAIEIDNLDEKLHCLLILAYIRCDRYKDALDHYDNATNMLYRCLGVNPSDELRTLYSQIMDTQKAMETDLAIIQEQLMENSSDEGAFFCEYGYFVKTYQLTKRRLERLGLSTYLCLLTLQADSAKALDFAKLDDYMSKVLGILKISLRTGDVVSKYSGAQYILMLSCVNFENADIVMNRILARYKKRHRTDRVTLSYKIKEI from the coding sequence ATGACAATGAATATTTCTGTTTTAGGGAAATTCAGCATTGAATATAACGGAAAGACAGTATCAGATGATATTAATCGTTCCAAAAAGATGTGGAATCTTCTTGCTTTTATTGTTATGAATCATAATTCTGCGATTACTCAGTCCAGATTTATTGATTCATTATGGTCAGATGACAACAATAACCCTGTGAATGCTCTTAAGACTCAGCTTTTTCGTACTAGGGAAATGCTTAAGCCACTTGGACTTGAAGGTGAGGGATGTATTCTTTCAAGCAGAGGGGCGTATTCGTGGAACCCCGAGTTCGAGATAGTTCTAGACTGTGAGTTATTTGAAGGGCTTATTCAGGATGCGGAAAATGCATCACTCTCGAGAGAAGAAAAGATAAGCAGGTATATGGAAGCCCTAAAGCTGTATCAGGGGGATTTCATACCTAAGCTGGCAGGAGAGGTTTGGACCATTCCTATAAGTGCAAGGTATCACAGCATGTACCTTGAGGCTGTGAAAAGCCTTTGTGAGCTATTAGAAGAAAACAATGATTTTGATGCAATTATAAAGGTAATTCATAAAGCTATAGAAATAGACAACCTTGATGAAAAGCTTCACTGCCTGCTTATACTTGCATATATAAGGTGTGACCGCTACAAGGATGCTCTTGACCACTATGATAATGCTACTAATATGCTTTATAGATGCCTTGGTGTCAATCCATCAGACGAGCTTAGAACACTTTACAGCCAGATAATGGATACGCAAAAGGCTATGGAGACCGACCTTGCTATAATCCAAGAGCAGCTCATGGAGAATTCTTCAGATGAAGGAGCATTCTTTTGCGAATATGGTTATTTTGTAAAAACTTATCAGTTAACCAAGAGGAGACTTGAGCGTCTAGGTCTTTCTACCTATCTCTGCCTCTTAACCCTTCAGGCAGACAGCGCCAAGGCACTTGACTTTGCTAAGCTTGATGACTATATGTCAAAGGTTCTCGGCATACTTAAGATAAGTCTTAGAACCGGTGATGTCGTATCCAAATACAGTGGAGCGCAGTACATCCTCATGTTATCCTGTGTGAATTTTGAAAATGCTGATATAGTTATGAACAGAATTCTTGCAAGATACAAAAAGAGGCATAGAACAGATAGAGTTACACTTTCCTACAAGATTAAAGAGATATAG
- a CDS encoding HD domain-containing protein, producing the protein MKNNEVIKAEVTRLLEGINEHEHVLRMRTFIQHGKITTYDHCFRVAAMSYRINKMFKLKSDEKALIRGAFLHDYFLYDWHKKKAKFKNLKEFFKLHGFMHPSYAAANAKRDFGIGEKEENIIRSHMWPLTVTKLPKCREAVIVCIADKLTSATETILRF; encoded by the coding sequence ATGAAAAATAATGAAGTCATAAAGGCTGAGGTAACAAGACTCCTTGAAGGGATAAATGAGCACGAGCATGTGCTTAGAATGAGGACCTTTATCCAGCACGGTAAGATAACTACCTATGACCACTGCTTTAGGGTGGCAGCAATGAGTTATAGAATTAACAAGATGTTCAAGCTTAAGTCAGATGAGAAGGCACTGATAAGAGGAGCATTTTTACACGACTACTTTTTATACGATTGGCATAAAAAGAAAGCCAAATTCAAAAATCTAAAGGAATTTTTCAAGCTGCATGGCTTTATGCACCCTAGTTACGCTGCCGCAAATGCAAAGCGTGATTTTGGAATAGGCGAAAAGGAAGAGAATATAATTAGGAGCCACATGTGGCCTCTTACAGTAACAAAGCTTCCTAAGTGTAGGGAGGCTGTTATTGTTTGTATTGCAGATAAGCTGACATCAGCAACCGAGACAATACTTAGATTCTAA
- the ligA gene encoding NAD-dependent DNA ligase LigA — MNAKKQRMKELIEILDKAAKAYYADSAEIMSNAEYDELYDELENLEKETGIVLAGSLTKKVGYEVLSSLPKKAHKEPRLSLAKTKEVAELESFLGDKEGILMWKLDGLTIVLTYENGELVEALTRGNGEIGEVVTENARFFENIPLVIPYKGSLMVRGEAIIKYSDFNRINDEITDVAEKYKNPRNLCSGSVRQLSTEVTASRNINFIVYEDLEGGEKFKTRVEELNYLESLGFTVVDHPLVTRDSIEAEVRTYEKRIKSYDIPSDGLVLQFNDIAYGNSLGKTAKFPRHSIAFKWKDETAETILREIEWSASRTGLINPVAIFDPVELEGTTVTRASVHNVSIMRGLKLGVGDKIKVYKANMIIPQILENLTGSDAEEVPEFCPVCGGKTELKDEEGVQTLYCTNPDCMAKKIKLLTHFVSRDAMNIAGLSEMTLEKFVGENMIHELSDVFKLSGHREKIVSLEGFGEKSYNNLIESIDKARETTAVRVLYSLGIANIGLATAKLICRFFDNDIERITKAKPDELTQIDGVGEVMAGVFADYFNKDENLRTLEHLLLEVHIENAEANANDEGSSEGSNTISGLTFVVTGDVEKFKNRRELSDFIESKGGKVTGSVTGKTDYLINNDLTSNSGKNKKAKELGIKIISENEFLELVGGSNAD, encoded by the coding sequence ATAAATGCTAAAAAGCAGAGGATGAAAGAGCTGATAGAAATACTTGATAAGGCAGCAAAGGCTTATTATGCTGACAGTGCAGAGATTATGAGCAATGCCGAGTATGATGAGCTCTATGACGAACTTGAGAATCTTGAAAAAGAAACGGGCATAGTGCTCGCAGGAAGCCTTACAAAAAAGGTGGGTTATGAGGTACTTAGCTCCCTTCCAAAGAAAGCTCATAAGGAGCCAAGGCTTTCTCTTGCCAAAACTAAGGAAGTGGCTGAACTGGAATCTTTTTTAGGTGATAAAGAGGGGATACTTATGTGGAAGTTAGACGGGTTAACCATAGTTCTAACCTATGAAAATGGTGAGCTTGTCGAGGCTCTAACAAGAGGTAACGGAGAAATAGGAGAGGTTGTTACCGAAAATGCAAGGTTTTTTGAAAATATCCCTCTCGTAATCCCATATAAAGGGAGCCTCATGGTGCGTGGAGAGGCTATAATCAAGTATTCGGACTTTAATAGGATAAATGATGAAATCACTGATGTAGCTGAAAAATATAAGAATCCAAGAAATCTCTGCAGTGGCTCAGTTAGGCAGTTATCTACAGAGGTTACTGCAAGTAGAAATATAAATTTCATTGTATACGAAGACTTAGAGGGCGGAGAGAAGTTTAAGACAAGGGTGGAAGAGCTTAATTACCTTGAAAGTCTTGGTTTTACTGTAGTTGACCATCCTCTTGTAACCAGAGACAGCATCGAAGCAGAGGTAAGGACTTATGAAAAGAGAATAAAAAGCTATGATATCCCATCTGACGGCCTGGTTCTGCAGTTTAACGATATAGCATACGGCAACAGTCTTGGAAAAACTGCAAAGTTTCCCAGACATTCCATAGCATTTAAGTGGAAGGATGAGACTGCTGAAACCATTCTTCGTGAGATAGAGTGGTCTGCATCTAGAACAGGCCTCATCAATCCTGTAGCCATCTTTGACCCTGTTGAGCTTGAAGGCACCACAGTTACGAGGGCCAGCGTACACAATGTAAGTATAATGAGAGGGCTAAAGCTTGGCGTGGGAGACAAGATTAAGGTATATAAAGCCAATATGATAATTCCACAGATATTAGAAAACCTAACTGGAAGTGATGCTGAAGAGGTACCTGAGTTCTGCCCTGTATGTGGAGGAAAGACTGAGCTTAAGGATGAGGAAGGAGTACAGACGCTCTACTGTACCAATCCTGACTGTATGGCGAAGAAGATAAAGCTCCTTACACATTTTGTAAGCAGGGATGCTATGAATATAGCAGGACTTTCTGAGATGACCTTGGAGAAGTTTGTAGGAGAAAATATGATACATGAGCTAAGTGATGTATTTAAGCTTAGTGGTCATAGAGAAAAGATAGTTTCATTAGAGGGATTTGGCGAGAAATCTTACAACAACCTCATAGAGAGTATAGACAAGGCAAGAGAAACTACTGCGGTAAGAGTGCTTTACAGCCTTGGAATAGCCAATATAGGACTTGCCACAGCTAAGCTAATATGCAGATTCTTTGATAATGATATAGAGAGGATAACAAAGGCAAAGCCTGATGAGCTTACTCAGATAGACGGAGTTGGTGAGGTTATGGCAGGAGTATTTGCAGATTATTTTAATAAGGATGAGAACCTTAGGACTTTGGAACATCTTCTCCTAGAGGTGCATATTGAAAATGCCGAAGCAAATGCGAATGATGAGGGCAGCAGTGAAGGCAGTAATACGATTTCGGGACTTACCTTTGTAGTTACAGGTGATGTGGAGAAGTTCAAGAACCGTAGAGAGCTGTCTGACTTTATTGAGAGTAAGGGCGGAAAGGTAACTGGCTCGGTTACCGGTAAGACTGATTATCTTATAAATAATGACCTTACATCTAACTCAGGTAAGAACAAAAAGGCAAAGGAACTTGGAATCAAGATTATAAGCGAGAACGAGTTTTTGGAGCTTGTAGGAGGTAGTAATGCCGATTAA
- the rpsO gene encoding 30S ribosomal protein S15, which yields MITKEKKAELIKEYGRTPGDTGSPEVQIAILTERIAELNAHLSVNAKDHHSRRGLLKMVGARRRLLAYYQKKDLEGYRKLIARLGLRK from the coding sequence ATGATAACAAAAGAGAAAAAAGCCGAACTTATTAAGGAATATGGCAGAACACCTGGAGATACAGGTTCACCTGAGGTTCAGATAGCTATCCTTACTGAGAGAATCGCAGAGCTTAACGCACATCTTTCTGTTAATGCAAAGGATCATCATTCAAGAAGAGGTCTTCTTAAGATGGTTGGTGCAAGAAGAAGACTTCTTGCTTATTATCAGAAGAAGGACCTTGAGGGATACCGTAAGCTTATCGCTCGTTTAGGACTCAGAAAGTAA
- a CDS encoding YerC/YecD family TrpR-related protein, whose product MKDKLRTPAMDYFFDAVLTLKSREECYNFFEDVCTINELFTISQRLMVAKMLTEGKTYIEISEVTGASTATISRVNRSLEYGNDGYNIAMERIEAETVKE is encoded by the coding sequence ATGAAGGATAAACTAAGAACTCCTGCTATGGACTACTTCTTTGATGCAGTCCTCACACTTAAAAGCAGGGAAGAATGTTATAATTTTTTTGAAGATGTCTGCACCATAAATGAGCTCTTTACCATATCTCAGAGACTTATGGTTGCTAAGATGCTTACTGAGGGAAAGACATATATAGAAATATCAGAGGTGACAGGAGCTTCCACCGCAACCATAAGCCGTGTTAACCGTTCACTTGAGTATGGTAATGACGGCTACAATATTGCTATGGAGAGGATAGAGGCTGAAACTGTAAAGGAATAA
- the metA gene encoding homoserine O-acetyltransferase MetA: MPIKVKNNFPAKKILEDENIFIMDENRAMSQDIRPLKILILNLMPLKEDTEVQLMRALSNTPLQVNVTFLTTESYVGKNTPTSHLDEFYVTFSEIENKKYDGLIITGAPVETLAYEEVAYWKEICEIMDWAKTHVTSTLHLCWAAMAGMYHYYGADKYQFEDKLFGIYPHKVYNRKEPLIRGFDDYFYAPHSRHTGVKREDIVKNDDLVILAESEEAGVFLFMTKDGKRIFVMGHPEYDRMTLDAEYKRDKSKGLPIELPKNYYPEDNPAKKPVLSWRAHANTLYTNWVNYYIYQNTPYDLTK, from the coding sequence ATGCCGATTAAGGTAAAAAATAATTTTCCGGCAAAGAAGATACTGGAAGATGAAAATATATTTATAATGGATGAAAACAGGGCTATGTCTCAGGATATCCGCCCGCTCAAAATCCTTATACTAAATCTGATGCCTCTTAAGGAGGATACGGAAGTTCAGCTGATGAGGGCTCTTTCCAATACTCCTCTTCAGGTAAATGTTACATTTTTAACAACTGAAAGCTATGTAGGGAAAAATACCCCAACAAGCCATTTGGACGAGTTTTATGTGACATTTTCAGAGATTGAGAATAAAAAATATGACGGTCTAATAATTACAGGGGCTCCGGTTGAAACCTTAGCCTATGAGGAGGTTGCCTACTGGAAAGAAATCTGTGAGATTATGGACTGGGCAAAGACTCATGTGACCTCAACTCTTCATCTGTGTTGGGCTGCAATGGCAGGAATGTACCATTATTATGGAGCTGATAAGTACCAGTTTGAGGACAAGCTTTTTGGTATATATCCACACAAGGTTTATAACAGGAAAGAGCCTCTAATAAGAGGGTTTGACGATTATTTTTACGCTCCACACTCAAGGCATACAGGGGTTAAGAGAGAGGACATAGTAAAGAATGATGACCTTGTGATACTTGCAGAGTCAGAAGAAGCAGGGGTATTTCTCTTTATGACGAAGGACGGAAAACGCATCTTTGTAATGGGGCATCCTGAGTATGACAGAATGACACTTGATGCGGAATACAAGAGGGATAAGTCTAAGGGGCTTCCTATCGAGCTTCCTAAGAATTATTATCCTGAAGACAATCCTGCAAAGAAGCCGGTTCTGTCATGGAGGGCACACGCCAATACGCTTTATACTAACTGGGTGAACTATTATATCTACCAGAACACACCTTATGATTTGACGAAATAA
- a CDS encoding pseudouridine synthase, with the protein MESIRINKYLSEAGVCSRREADKLIKEGRVSINGSHALLGSVVSEGDEVQVDENIIVRSAKKVLIAFNKPRGIVCTTKDPKSKDVNIVEYINHPERIFPVGRLDKDSEGLILLSNDGDLSNRIMKARNYHEKEYEVEVDKPFDDEFLKKMSEGVPILDTITRKCKLRRTGKTSFNIILTQGLNRQIRRMCEYFDYRVVKLKRIRIMNIKLGNLKPGTYRNVTEEEYNELVKELR; encoded by the coding sequence ATGGAATCAATTAGGATAAATAAATATTTAAGTGAAGCTGGTGTTTGCTCCAGAAGAGAGGCAGACAAGCTAATCAAAGAGGGCAGGGTGTCGATAAATGGAAGCCATGCCCTCTTAGGCTCTGTAGTAAGCGAAGGTGATGAAGTTCAGGTAGATGAGAACATAATCGTGAGAAGTGCAAAAAAAGTCCTTATAGCTTTCAATAAGCCAAGAGGTATAGTCTGCACTACAAAGGATCCAAAATCAAAGGATGTAAATATAGTAGAATACATCAACCATCCTGAGCGGATTTTCCCTGTGGGTAGGCTTGATAAGGACTCAGAAGGACTCATTCTTCTTAGCAATGACGGAGATCTTTCTAACAGGATAATGAAGGCGAGAAACTACCACGAAAAGGAATACGAAGTAGAAGTAGATAAGCCATTTGACGATGAATTTCTTAAAAAAATGTCAGAAGGAGTACCTATTCTTGACACTATAACCAGAAAATGTAAGCTAAGGCGTACAGGTAAGACGTCATTTAATATCATTCTTACACAGGGCCTTAACAGGCAGATAAGAAGGATGTGCGAGTATTTTGACTACAGGGTAGTGAAACTAAAAAGAATAAGGATAATGAATATAAAGCTTGGCAATTTAAAGCCCGGTACATACAGAAATGTTACCGAAGAAGAATATAATGAGCTTGTAAAGGAATTGAGGTAG